A single genomic interval of Labrus mixtus chromosome 6, fLabMix1.1, whole genome shotgun sequence harbors:
- the sec23ip gene encoding SEC23-interacting protein isoform X3, producing the protein MAERKNNAPNASANLLFSDAPEFNFNLPFLPVGQATGPVVFAGDDSTDVGEEDSFLGQNSENVSAPSTINYFANSVTSADPFASIGQSPFPPPALSAVPTTTCPVSVPSSLSMASVPTPGSHMNPAASAFGNHVYQSPIGRHTSPPTTVTSPPPQMQRQAHNPYRHTSTSSRASPYIPAPEILQQTHTPQQNPYFLSSPPQTFPPSGNTFTKIETPQAPASAAGALVPTGPMMPYNYSVYEPVQPHWFYCKQVESKSLWLPFSFIDSLQLEETYNSVQPDPENVIVRTDGGRYDVQLYDRVRTAVYWEEEPTEVRRCSWFYKGDTDSRFIPYSEEFSEKLEAEYKKAVSTNQWHRRLEFPSGETIVMHNPKVIVQFQPSSMPDEWGTTQDGQTRPRVVKRGIDDDHDEVPDGELPKVDHLVFMVHGIGPVCDLRFRSMVECVDDFRSVSLKLLNSHFKNPLDNHTISRVEFLPVQWHTALHGDATGVDRRIKKITLPSTGRLRHFTNETLLDVLFYNSPTYCQTIMDTVAQEINRLYALFMKRNPDYKGCMSVAGHSLGSLILFDLLSNQKNSSVAMPMIATANGDTKKVAAPVTQENNAVAHQAVEEEGKEFEDLSAMLEHLGLSEYKSTFDDERIDKESFLMCTIEDLKEMEIPLGPRKKIAKFIKERLNKQAACQAEKKAEVKEVSQVVAPPSAAETLPDASGKTLPVGNSFSSIHVDYNYFEVGTGQLSVVYQALDFEPVNFFALGSPIGMFLTVRGLEKIEETYQLPTCKGFFNIYHPLDPVAYRIEPMIIPDLDLKPVLIPHHKGRKRLHLELKDSLSRMGSDLKHGFISSLRTAWQTLNEFARAHTSSAQLQAELAIVANQIEEQEKQAREDHKIPESLEPLKEEEPEVKIGLLNGGNRIDYVLQEKPIESFNEYLFALQSHLCYWQSEDTTLLLLKEIYKDMGIQPEQIGHS; encoded by the exons atggcagaaagaaaaaataatgccCCCAACGCCAGTGCAAATTTACTGTTCAGCGATGCTCCGGAGTTTAACTTCAACCTGCCTTTTCTGCCTGTGGGTCAGGCCACAGGTCCGGTGGTGTTTGCCGGAG ATGATTCAACTGATGTTGGAGAAGAAGACAGCTTTCTTGGTCAGAACTCTGAAAATGTGTCAGCCCCCTCTACAATCAACTACTTTGCCAACTCTGTAACCAGTGCTGATCCATTCGCATCCATCGGTCAGTCACCATTTCCGCCTCCTGCCCTGTCAGCAGTGCCCACAACAACATGCCCGGTTTCTGTCCCAAGCAGTCTCAGCATGGCTTCAGTACCAACTCCGGGCTCACATATGAATCCTGCTGCTTCCGCGTTTGGCAACCATGTTTACCAGAGCCCTATAGGGCGTCACACTTCTCCACCTACCACAGTGACCTCACCACCTCCCCAGATGCAGCGTCAGGCTCATAATCCTTACAGACACACCTCCACTTCCAGCAGAGCCAGTCCTTATATCCCAGCGCCAGAGATcctgcaacaaacacacacacctcagcagAATCCATACTTTCTCAGCTCTCCGCCACAGACCTTCCCACCATCAGGAAACACGTTCACCAAG ATTGAAACACCTCAAGCTCCAGCCTCTGCTGCCGGAGCGCTAGTTCCTACTGGTCCCATGATGCCATACAACTACAGTGTCTATGAGCCTGTTCAGCCTCACTGGTTCTACTGCAAGCAAGTGGAATCAAAGAGTTTATGGCTTCCTTTCAGTTTTATCGACTCCCTTCAGCTAGAGGAGACATATAACTCAG TTCAACCAGACCCGGAAAATGTGATTGTGCGTACAGACGGCGGGCGTTATGATGTGCAGCTATATGACAGAGTACGGACTGCAGTGTACTGGGAGGAGGAGCCTACAGAAGTTCGGCGCTGCTCTTGGTTCTACAAAGGGGATACAGACAGTCGCTTTATTCCTTACTCTGAGGAGTTTAGTGAAAAGCTTGAG GCAGAATATAAGAAAGCTGTGTCTACCAACCAGTGGCACCGTAGGCTAGAGTTTCCATCCGGAGAGACCATTGTTATGCACAATCCAAAG GTCATTGTGCAGTTTCAGCCCTCCTCCATGCCAGATGAGTGGGGCACAACTCAGGACGGACAGACCAGGCCCAGAGTGGTGAAGAGGGGGAttgatgatgaccatgatgaagTGCCTGATG GTGAGCTTCCCAAGGTGGACCATCTTGTGTTTATGGTTCACGGTATTGGTCCTGTGTGTGACCTGAGGTTTAGGAGCATGGTCGAGTGTG TGGATGACTTCCGAAGTGTATCACTGAAGCTGCTGAACAGTCACTTTAAGAACCCCTTGGATAACCACACAATCAGCAGGGTGGAGTTCCTCCCTGTCCAGTGGCACACAGCTCTACATGGGGATGCTACTGGAGTGGACAG GAGGATAAAAAAGATTACCTTGCCCAGTACTGGACGTTTACGACACTTTACAAATGAGACTTTGTTAGATGTGCTTTTCTACAACAGTCCCACTTACTGTCAGACCATCATGGACACAGTTGCTCAAGAGATTAACAGACTATATGCCTTGTTCATGAAGAGGAACCCAGACTACAAAGGATGCATGTCGGTGGCAGGACATAGCTTAG GTTCCTTGATTCTATTTGACCTGTTGTCAAATCAGAAGAATAGCTCTGTGGCCATGCCTATGATAGCAACTGCTAATGGAGACACCAAAAAG GTGGCAGCCCCCGTTACACAGGAAAATAATGCTGTTGCTCATCAAGCTGTGGAAGAAGAGGGGAAGGAGTTTGAAGATCTTTCTGCTATGCTGGAACATCTGGGCTTGTCTGAGTACAAGAGTACATTTGATGACGAGAGGATTGACAAAGAGTCTTTT CTTATGTGCACGATTGAGGACTTGAAAGAGATGGAAATCCCACTTGGTCCGAGGAAAAAGATTGCCAAGTTCATCAAAGAACGACTGAACAAGCAG GCTGCGTGTCAGgcagaaaagaaagcagaggtGAAAGAGGTCAGTCAAGTTGTGGCGCCTCCATCAGCAGCTGAAACTCTTCCTGATGCCTCTGGGAAAACTCTTCCAGTTGGAAACAGCTTCTCCTCCATCCATGTCGACTACAACTACTTTGAAGTTGGAACAGGACAG CTGTCAGTGGTTTACCAGGCCCTGGACTTCGAGCCAGTCAATTTCTTTGCCTTGGGTTCTCCAATTGGCATGTTCCTAACAGTCAGAGGTCTGGAAAAGATTGAAGAAACTTACCAGCTGCCCACATGCAAGGGGTTCTTCAATATCTACCATCCA TTGGATCCAGTGGCATATAGGATTGAGCCCATGATAATACCAGACTTGGACTTGAAGCCTGTCTTGATCCCACATCACAAAGGAAGAAAGAGGCTTCATCTGG AACTGAAGGATAGTCTCTCCAGGATGGGCTCTGACCTAAAGCACGGTTTCATCAGCTCCCTGAGGACCGCCTGGCAGACGCTCAACGAGTTTGCTCGTGCTCACACGTCATCTGCCCAGCTTCAGGCTGAGCTGGCTATTGTAGCCAATCAGATCGAAGAGCAGGAGAAGCAAGCTCGGGAGG ACCACAAGATCCCAGAGAGCCTTGAGCCACTAAAGGAAGAGGAGCCTGAGGTGAAGATTGGATTGCTCAATGGAGGAAATCGTATCGACTACGTCCTGCAGGAGAAGCCCATCGAGAGTTTCAACGAGTACCTGTTTGCCCTCCAGAGTCATCTTTGCTACTG GCAATCTGAAGACACAACTCTGCTTCTTCTCAAAGAGATCTACAAGGATATGGGGATCCAGCCAGAACAGATAGGACACTCCTAA
- the sec23ip gene encoding SEC23-interacting protein isoform X2, with translation MAERKNNAPNASANLLFSDAPEFNFNLPFLPVGQATGPVVFAGDDSTDVGEEDSFLGQNSENVSAPSTINYFANSVTSADPFASIGQSPFPPPALSAVPTTTCPVSVPSSLSMASVPTPGSHMNPAASAFGNHVYQSPIGRHTSPPTTVTSPPPQMQRQAHNPYRHTSTSSRASPYIPAPEILQQTHTPQQNPYFLSSPPQTFPPSGNTFTKSPPTQIETPQAPASAAGALVPTGPMMPYNYSVYEPVQPHWFYCKQVESKSLWLPFSFIDSLQLEETYNSVQPDPENVIVRTDGGRYDVQLYDRVRTAVYWEEEPTEVRRCSWFYKGDTDSRFIPYSEEFSEKLEAEYKKAVSTNQWHRRLEFPSGETIVMHNPKVIVQFQPSSMPDEWGTTQDGQTRPRVVKRGIDDDHDEVPDGELPKVDHLVFMVHGIGPVCDLRFRSMVECVDDFRSVSLKLLNSHFKNPLDNHTISRVEFLPVQWHTALHGDATGVDRRIKKITLPSTGRLRHFTNETLLDVLFYNSPTYCQTIMDTVAQEINRLYALFMKRNPDYKGCMSVAGHSLGSLILFDLLSNQKNSSVAMPMIATANGDTKKVAAPVTQENNAVAHQAVEEEGKEFEDLSAMLEHLGLSEYKSTFDDERIDKESFLMCTIEDLKEMEIPLGPRKKIAKFIKERLNKQAACQAEKKAEVKEVSQVVAPPSAAETLPDASGKTLPVGNSFSSIHVDYNYFEVGTGQLSVVYQALDFEPVNFFALGSPIGMFLTVRGLEKIEETYQLPTCKGFFNIYHPLDPVAYRIEPMIIPDLDLKPVLIPHHKGRKRLHLELKDSLSRMGSDLKHGFISSLRTAWQTLNEFARAHTSSAQLQAELAIVANQIEEQEKQAREDHKIPESLEPLKEEEPEVKIGLLNGGNRIDYVLQEKPIESFNEYLFALQSHLCYWQSEDTTLLLLKEIYKDMGIQPEQIGHS, from the exons atggcagaaagaaaaaataatgccCCCAACGCCAGTGCAAATTTACTGTTCAGCGATGCTCCGGAGTTTAACTTCAACCTGCCTTTTCTGCCTGTGGGTCAGGCCACAGGTCCGGTGGTGTTTGCCGGAG ATGATTCAACTGATGTTGGAGAAGAAGACAGCTTTCTTGGTCAGAACTCTGAAAATGTGTCAGCCCCCTCTACAATCAACTACTTTGCCAACTCTGTAACCAGTGCTGATCCATTCGCATCCATCGGTCAGTCACCATTTCCGCCTCCTGCCCTGTCAGCAGTGCCCACAACAACATGCCCGGTTTCTGTCCCAAGCAGTCTCAGCATGGCTTCAGTACCAACTCCGGGCTCACATATGAATCCTGCTGCTTCCGCGTTTGGCAACCATGTTTACCAGAGCCCTATAGGGCGTCACACTTCTCCACCTACCACAGTGACCTCACCACCTCCCCAGATGCAGCGTCAGGCTCATAATCCTTACAGACACACCTCCACTTCCAGCAGAGCCAGTCCTTATATCCCAGCGCCAGAGATcctgcaacaaacacacacacctcagcagAATCCATACTTTCTCAGCTCTCCGCCACAGACCTTCCCACCATCAGGAAACACGTTCACCAAG TCTCCTCCAACACAGATTGAAACACCTCAAGCTCCAGCCTCTGCTGCCGGAGCGCTAGTTCCTACTGGTCCCATGATGCCATACAACTACAGTGTCTATGAGCCTGTTCAGCCTCACTGGTTCTACTGCAAGCAAGTGGAATCAAAGAGTTTATGGCTTCCTTTCAGTTTTATCGACTCCCTTCAGCTAGAGGAGACATATAACTCAG TTCAACCAGACCCGGAAAATGTGATTGTGCGTACAGACGGCGGGCGTTATGATGTGCAGCTATATGACAGAGTACGGACTGCAGTGTACTGGGAGGAGGAGCCTACAGAAGTTCGGCGCTGCTCTTGGTTCTACAAAGGGGATACAGACAGTCGCTTTATTCCTTACTCTGAGGAGTTTAGTGAAAAGCTTGAG GCAGAATATAAGAAAGCTGTGTCTACCAACCAGTGGCACCGTAGGCTAGAGTTTCCATCCGGAGAGACCATTGTTATGCACAATCCAAAG GTCATTGTGCAGTTTCAGCCCTCCTCCATGCCAGATGAGTGGGGCACAACTCAGGACGGACAGACCAGGCCCAGAGTGGTGAAGAGGGGGAttgatgatgaccatgatgaagTGCCTGATG GTGAGCTTCCCAAGGTGGACCATCTTGTGTTTATGGTTCACGGTATTGGTCCTGTGTGTGACCTGAGGTTTAGGAGCATGGTCGAGTGTG TGGATGACTTCCGAAGTGTATCACTGAAGCTGCTGAACAGTCACTTTAAGAACCCCTTGGATAACCACACAATCAGCAGGGTGGAGTTCCTCCCTGTCCAGTGGCACACAGCTCTACATGGGGATGCTACTGGAGTGGACAG GAGGATAAAAAAGATTACCTTGCCCAGTACTGGACGTTTACGACACTTTACAAATGAGACTTTGTTAGATGTGCTTTTCTACAACAGTCCCACTTACTGTCAGACCATCATGGACACAGTTGCTCAAGAGATTAACAGACTATATGCCTTGTTCATGAAGAGGAACCCAGACTACAAAGGATGCATGTCGGTGGCAGGACATAGCTTAG GTTCCTTGATTCTATTTGACCTGTTGTCAAATCAGAAGAATAGCTCTGTGGCCATGCCTATGATAGCAACTGCTAATGGAGACACCAAAAAG GTGGCAGCCCCCGTTACACAGGAAAATAATGCTGTTGCTCATCAAGCTGTGGAAGAAGAGGGGAAGGAGTTTGAAGATCTTTCTGCTATGCTGGAACATCTGGGCTTGTCTGAGTACAAGAGTACATTTGATGACGAGAGGATTGACAAAGAGTCTTTT CTTATGTGCACGATTGAGGACTTGAAAGAGATGGAAATCCCACTTGGTCCGAGGAAAAAGATTGCCAAGTTCATCAAAGAACGACTGAACAAGCAG GCTGCGTGTCAGgcagaaaagaaagcagaggtGAAAGAGGTCAGTCAAGTTGTGGCGCCTCCATCAGCAGCTGAAACTCTTCCTGATGCCTCTGGGAAAACTCTTCCAGTTGGAAACAGCTTCTCCTCCATCCATGTCGACTACAACTACTTTGAAGTTGGAACAGGACAG CTGTCAGTGGTTTACCAGGCCCTGGACTTCGAGCCAGTCAATTTCTTTGCCTTGGGTTCTCCAATTGGCATGTTCCTAACAGTCAGAGGTCTGGAAAAGATTGAAGAAACTTACCAGCTGCCCACATGCAAGGGGTTCTTCAATATCTACCATCCA TTGGATCCAGTGGCATATAGGATTGAGCCCATGATAATACCAGACTTGGACTTGAAGCCTGTCTTGATCCCACATCACAAAGGAAGAAAGAGGCTTCATCTGG AACTGAAGGATAGTCTCTCCAGGATGGGCTCTGACCTAAAGCACGGTTTCATCAGCTCCCTGAGGACCGCCTGGCAGACGCTCAACGAGTTTGCTCGTGCTCACACGTCATCTGCCCAGCTTCAGGCTGAGCTGGCTATTGTAGCCAATCAGATCGAAGAGCAGGAGAAGCAAGCTCGGGAGG ACCACAAGATCCCAGAGAGCCTTGAGCCACTAAAGGAAGAGGAGCCTGAGGTGAAGATTGGATTGCTCAATGGAGGAAATCGTATCGACTACGTCCTGCAGGAGAAGCCCATCGAGAGTTTCAACGAGTACCTGTTTGCCCTCCAGAGTCATCTTTGCTACTG GCAATCTGAAGACACAACTCTGCTTCTTCTCAAAGAGATCTACAAGGATATGGGGATCCAGCCAGAACAGATAGGACACTCCTAA
- the sec23ip gene encoding SEC23-interacting protein isoform X1: protein MAERKNNAPNASANLLFSDAPEFNFNLPFLPVGQATGPVVFAGDDSTDVGEEDSFLGQNSENVSAPSTINYFANSVTSADPFASIGQSPFPPPALSAVPTTTCPVSVPSSLSMASVPTPGSHMNPAASAFGNHVYQSPIGRHTSPPTTVTSPPPQMQRQAHNPYRHTSTSSRASPYIPAPEILQQTHTPQQNPYFLSSPPQTFPPSGNTFTKVNIRQIETPQAPASAAGALVPTGPMMPYNYSVYEPVQPHWFYCKQVESKSLWLPFSFIDSLQLEETYNSVQPDPENVIVRTDGGRYDVQLYDRVRTAVYWEEEPTEVRRCSWFYKGDTDSRFIPYSEEFSEKLEAEYKKAVSTNQWHRRLEFPSGETIVMHNPKVIVQFQPSSMPDEWGTTQDGQTRPRVVKRGIDDDHDEVPDGELPKVDHLVFMVHGIGPVCDLRFRSMVECVDDFRSVSLKLLNSHFKNPLDNHTISRVEFLPVQWHTALHGDATGVDRRIKKITLPSTGRLRHFTNETLLDVLFYNSPTYCQTIMDTVAQEINRLYALFMKRNPDYKGCMSVAGHSLGSLILFDLLSNQKNSSVAMPMIATANGDTKKVAAPVTQENNAVAHQAVEEEGKEFEDLSAMLEHLGLSEYKSTFDDERIDKESFLMCTIEDLKEMEIPLGPRKKIAKFIKERLNKQAACQAEKKAEVKEVSQVVAPPSAAETLPDASGKTLPVGNSFSSIHVDYNYFEVGTGQLSVVYQALDFEPVNFFALGSPIGMFLTVRGLEKIEETYQLPTCKGFFNIYHPLDPVAYRIEPMIIPDLDLKPVLIPHHKGRKRLHLELKDSLSRMGSDLKHGFISSLRTAWQTLNEFARAHTSSAQLQAELAIVANQIEEQEKQAREDHKIPESLEPLKEEEPEVKIGLLNGGNRIDYVLQEKPIESFNEYLFALQSHLCYWQSEDTTLLLLKEIYKDMGIQPEQIGHS from the exons atggcagaaagaaaaaataatgccCCCAACGCCAGTGCAAATTTACTGTTCAGCGATGCTCCGGAGTTTAACTTCAACCTGCCTTTTCTGCCTGTGGGTCAGGCCACAGGTCCGGTGGTGTTTGCCGGAG ATGATTCAACTGATGTTGGAGAAGAAGACAGCTTTCTTGGTCAGAACTCTGAAAATGTGTCAGCCCCCTCTACAATCAACTACTTTGCCAACTCTGTAACCAGTGCTGATCCATTCGCATCCATCGGTCAGTCACCATTTCCGCCTCCTGCCCTGTCAGCAGTGCCCACAACAACATGCCCGGTTTCTGTCCCAAGCAGTCTCAGCATGGCTTCAGTACCAACTCCGGGCTCACATATGAATCCTGCTGCTTCCGCGTTTGGCAACCATGTTTACCAGAGCCCTATAGGGCGTCACACTTCTCCACCTACCACAGTGACCTCACCACCTCCCCAGATGCAGCGTCAGGCTCATAATCCTTACAGACACACCTCCACTTCCAGCAGAGCCAGTCCTTATATCCCAGCGCCAGAGATcctgcaacaaacacacacacctcagcagAATCCATACTTTCTCAGCTCTCCGCCACAGACCTTCCCACCATCAGGAAACACGTTCACCAAGGTAAATATAAG ACAGATTGAAACACCTCAAGCTCCAGCCTCTGCTGCCGGAGCGCTAGTTCCTACTGGTCCCATGATGCCATACAACTACAGTGTCTATGAGCCTGTTCAGCCTCACTGGTTCTACTGCAAGCAAGTGGAATCAAAGAGTTTATGGCTTCCTTTCAGTTTTATCGACTCCCTTCAGCTAGAGGAGACATATAACTCAG TTCAACCAGACCCGGAAAATGTGATTGTGCGTACAGACGGCGGGCGTTATGATGTGCAGCTATATGACAGAGTACGGACTGCAGTGTACTGGGAGGAGGAGCCTACAGAAGTTCGGCGCTGCTCTTGGTTCTACAAAGGGGATACAGACAGTCGCTTTATTCCTTACTCTGAGGAGTTTAGTGAAAAGCTTGAG GCAGAATATAAGAAAGCTGTGTCTACCAACCAGTGGCACCGTAGGCTAGAGTTTCCATCCGGAGAGACCATTGTTATGCACAATCCAAAG GTCATTGTGCAGTTTCAGCCCTCCTCCATGCCAGATGAGTGGGGCACAACTCAGGACGGACAGACCAGGCCCAGAGTGGTGAAGAGGGGGAttgatgatgaccatgatgaagTGCCTGATG GTGAGCTTCCCAAGGTGGACCATCTTGTGTTTATGGTTCACGGTATTGGTCCTGTGTGTGACCTGAGGTTTAGGAGCATGGTCGAGTGTG TGGATGACTTCCGAAGTGTATCACTGAAGCTGCTGAACAGTCACTTTAAGAACCCCTTGGATAACCACACAATCAGCAGGGTGGAGTTCCTCCCTGTCCAGTGGCACACAGCTCTACATGGGGATGCTACTGGAGTGGACAG GAGGATAAAAAAGATTACCTTGCCCAGTACTGGACGTTTACGACACTTTACAAATGAGACTTTGTTAGATGTGCTTTTCTACAACAGTCCCACTTACTGTCAGACCATCATGGACACAGTTGCTCAAGAGATTAACAGACTATATGCCTTGTTCATGAAGAGGAACCCAGACTACAAAGGATGCATGTCGGTGGCAGGACATAGCTTAG GTTCCTTGATTCTATTTGACCTGTTGTCAAATCAGAAGAATAGCTCTGTGGCCATGCCTATGATAGCAACTGCTAATGGAGACACCAAAAAG GTGGCAGCCCCCGTTACACAGGAAAATAATGCTGTTGCTCATCAAGCTGTGGAAGAAGAGGGGAAGGAGTTTGAAGATCTTTCTGCTATGCTGGAACATCTGGGCTTGTCTGAGTACAAGAGTACATTTGATGACGAGAGGATTGACAAAGAGTCTTTT CTTATGTGCACGATTGAGGACTTGAAAGAGATGGAAATCCCACTTGGTCCGAGGAAAAAGATTGCCAAGTTCATCAAAGAACGACTGAACAAGCAG GCTGCGTGTCAGgcagaaaagaaagcagaggtGAAAGAGGTCAGTCAAGTTGTGGCGCCTCCATCAGCAGCTGAAACTCTTCCTGATGCCTCTGGGAAAACTCTTCCAGTTGGAAACAGCTTCTCCTCCATCCATGTCGACTACAACTACTTTGAAGTTGGAACAGGACAG CTGTCAGTGGTTTACCAGGCCCTGGACTTCGAGCCAGTCAATTTCTTTGCCTTGGGTTCTCCAATTGGCATGTTCCTAACAGTCAGAGGTCTGGAAAAGATTGAAGAAACTTACCAGCTGCCCACATGCAAGGGGTTCTTCAATATCTACCATCCA TTGGATCCAGTGGCATATAGGATTGAGCCCATGATAATACCAGACTTGGACTTGAAGCCTGTCTTGATCCCACATCACAAAGGAAGAAAGAGGCTTCATCTGG AACTGAAGGATAGTCTCTCCAGGATGGGCTCTGACCTAAAGCACGGTTTCATCAGCTCCCTGAGGACCGCCTGGCAGACGCTCAACGAGTTTGCTCGTGCTCACACGTCATCTGCCCAGCTTCAGGCTGAGCTGGCTATTGTAGCCAATCAGATCGAAGAGCAGGAGAAGCAAGCTCGGGAGG ACCACAAGATCCCAGAGAGCCTTGAGCCACTAAAGGAAGAGGAGCCTGAGGTGAAGATTGGATTGCTCAATGGAGGAAATCGTATCGACTACGTCCTGCAGGAGAAGCCCATCGAGAGTTTCAACGAGTACCTGTTTGCCCTCCAGAGTCATCTTTGCTACTG GCAATCTGAAGACACAACTCTGCTTCTTCTCAAAGAGATCTACAAGGATATGGGGATCCAGCCAGAACAGATAGGACACTCCTAA
- the mcmbp gene encoding mini-chromosome maintenance complex-binding protein, producing MMPSTQDWINNPLTVIQGMFANSQNIPNSGWEAKVVDFFKDHLKKDNAHTWVPSLNDVPLHYLKPNSLVKFRCFIQDMYDPEFYMGVYETVDPSTKAKVLQCGKYKDVTECGVDFNSRNTVTAERQTFYCVPIPGENPWVKESYAGLSQVRVVPSTSYAPTRQKRSYEEEEDLNVLKQREPPTGPPSNTEQHRNGDSKRQETEAPSSHMASASHLDLNFPLPGEKGPSCLVKVYEDWDRYKLNDIVEVYGILSVNPALSAFDHNKDTTSSLLDPAEFMEMAEEQRVHSPPTSLVPRLHMLYAKQLSNNNPLLPSATLENDSSFLSTTLSEMASVKAELHTYLTHVLLGDTLAAEYLILHLISSVYTRRDVLPLGKFTLNLSGCPIVASYTERLYQIIQQLVPSSYYLGMSLQNMNQLRLVPKKDYVGNRLLSGVLQLSKNTDLFLDETQLEQGQLDTAGVRNITALGNVISWQKVEYDFNYHQMEFPCNINVLITSEGRSLLPADCHINLQSQVNQSHMEEYISSINMPVHVSSQLNKFRIYLSLVRLLDYSISDDVTKSVEDDFVDMRKDDPQSISAEDLHRMLIVARLLSLSLGQTSLSIDSWKRVKQMEMQRRSRIEQLKCFNGNEQ from the exons ATGATGCCTTCCACACAGGACTGGATCAACAACCCTCTCACAGTGATTCAAGGGATGTTTG CTAACTCACAAAACATTCCAAACTCTGGATGGGAGGCAAAAGTGGTTGATTTCTTTAAGGACCATCTAAAAAAGGACAATGCTCATACTTGG GTCCCATCTTTGAATGATGTGCCTTTGCACTACCTGAAGCCCAACAGCCTGGTCAAGTTTCGTTGCTTCATCCAAGACATGTATGATCCAGAGTTCTACATGGGAGTGTATGAGACTGTTGATCCATCCACAAAGGCTAAG GTGTTGCAATGTGGGAAGTACAAAGATGTAACAGAATGTGGG GTGGATTTCAACTCAAGAAACACTGTGACTGCAGAGAGGCAAACTTTCTACTGTGTGCCAATTCCTGGAGAAAATCCCTGGGTGAAAGAA AGCTATGCCGGCCTAAGCCAAGTGAGAGTGGTTCCTTCAACCTCGTATGCACCCACCAGACAGAAACGGAGctatgaggaagaggaagacctAAACGTGCTGAAACAAAGGGAGCCACCTACTG GTCCTCCAAGTAACACAGAACAGCACAGAAATGGAGACTCTAAGCGGCAGGAGACAGAAGCCCCTTCCAGCCACATGGCGTCTGCCTCTCATCTTGACCTAAACTTCCCCCTACCAGGAGAGAAAGGCCCATCCTGTCTAGTCAAG GTTTACGAGGACTGGGATCGCTACAAACTGAATGACATAGTAGAAGTCTATGGAATCCTCTCTGTCAACCCAGCTCTCAGTGCATTTGACCACAACAA AGACACCACCTCATCCCTCCTTGACCCTGCAGAATTCATGGAGATGGCAGAGGAACAGAGAGTGCACAGTCCACCGACCTCGCTCGTTCCTCGCCTTCACATGCTATACGCCAAGCAACTGTCAAACAACAACCCTCTGCTGCCCTCAGCCACCTTGGAGAACGACAGTTCCT tttTATCTACAACCTTGAGCGAGATGGCCTCAGTCAAGGCGGAGCTGCACACATACTTAACTCACGTTCTTCTGGGAGATACTCTTGCTGCCGAGTACCTCATTCTGCATCTCATTTCTAGTGT ATACACCAGAAGAGATGTACTCCCACTTGGAAAGTTCACCTTGAACCTGAGTGGCTGTCCAATAGTCGCCTCATACACTGAGCGTCTATACCAGATCATTCAGCAGCTCGTCCCTTCT TCATACTATCTGGGCATGAGCCTCCAGAACATGAACCAGTTGCGATTGGTGCCCAAGAAGGATTATGTGGGCAACCGCCTCTTGAGTGGAGTCCTCCAGTTGTCCAAAAACACTGACCTGTTCCTGGATGAAACCCAGCTGGAGCAGGGACAGCTGGACACAGCAG GTGTGCGTAACATCACAGCCCTGGGGAACGTGATCTCATGGCAGAAGGTTGAATATGACTTTAACTACCATCAGATGGAATTCCCCTGCAATATTAACGTGCTCATCACATCTGAGGGCCGCTCACTACTGCCG GCAGACTGCCACATCAATCTACAGTCTCAGGTTAACCAGTCTCACATGGAGGAGTATATAAGCAGCATCAACATGCCGGTGCATGTTTCATCACAGCTCAACAAGTTCAGGATTTACTTGAGTTTGGTGCGGCTGCTTGATTACAGTATCTCTGATGATGTGACAAAG TCAGTTGAGGATGACTTCGTCGACATGAGGAAGGATGATCCACAAAGCATATCTGCTGAAGACCTCCACAGGATGCTTATTGTTGCGAG GTTGCTGTCTCTCAGCCTTGGACAAACCTCTCTGTCCATAGACAGCTGGAAGAGAGTCAAACAAATGGAGATGCAGCGAAGAAGCAGGATTGAGCAGCTCAAGTGTTTCAACGGCAACGAGCAGTGA